One window from the genome of Xiphophorus hellerii strain 12219 chromosome 16, Xiphophorus_hellerii-4.1, whole genome shotgun sequence encodes:
- the LOC116735424 gene encoding actin-related protein 2/3 complex subunit 1A-A isoform X2 encodes MSLHSFGLEPLSCHAWNKDRTQIAVSPNNNVVNIYEKKGKDWHKIHELTEHSGRITGVDWAPVSNRIVTCASDRNAYVWTLKDGVWKPTLVLVRINRAATCVKWSPLENKFALGSGARLISVCYFEKENDWWLSKHIKKSIRSTVLSLDWHPNNILLAAGSADLHCRIFSTYIKEIEDKPGPTAWGTKMPFGELLLEHKDCGGWVHNVSFSPGGDQLAWVAHNSSLTVVDAAQGKEVTQLTTDLLPLLSVLYVNPTDIVAAGHDCCPYLFTYTGPHALECVKKLDIPKQTSKGSLSAMQHFRNLDKKATEEDNNELETLHQNSIMTESRQAYFFLKQPQNQFIVFHKQTVRCLFLL; translated from the exons ATGTCGCTTCATAGCTTTGGGCTTGAGCCGCTCTCTTGCCACGCCTGGAACAAAGATAGGACTC AAATTGCTGTGAGTCCTAACAACAATGTGGTGAACATTTATGAGAAGAAAGGCAAAGACTGGCATAAGATTCACGAGCTGACTGAGCACAGTGGACGCATCACAG GTGTTGATTGGGCGCCTGTGTCCAACCGTATTGTGACCTGTGCCTCTGATCGTAATGCCTATGTGTGGACTCTGAAAGATGGTGTGTGGAAGCCCACTCTCGTCTTGGTACGCATCAACCGTGCTGCCACCTGTGTGAAATGGTCCCCGCTGGAGAACAAGTTTGCCTTGGGCAGTGGAGCTCGGCTCATCTCTGTCTGCTACTTTGAAAAGGAGAATGACTG GTGGCTGAGCAAGCACATTAAGAAGTCCATCCGTTCAACAGTTCTCAGTCTGGACTGGCATCCCAACAACATTCTACTGGCAGCTGGGTCTGCAGATCTTCACTGCAG GATTTTCTCAACCTACATCAAGGAAATCGAGGACAAACCAGGCCCCACAGCTTGGGGGACCAAGATGCCATTTGGGGAGTTGCTGCTGGAGCATAAAGACTGTGGTGGGTGGGTGCACAATGTCTCCTTCTCCCCTGGTGGGGACCAATTGGCCTGGGTGGCTCACAACAGCAGCCTCACTGTGGTTGATGCAGCACAGGGGAAGGA GGTAACCCAGCTAACCACAGACCTTCTGCCACTGCTGAGTGTCCTTTATGTCAACCCTACAGATATTGTTGCTGCG GGTCACGATTGTTGCCCTTACCTGTTTACCTACACAGGTCCACATGCCCTGGAGTGTGTGAAGAAGCTGGATATCCCAAAGCAGACATCAAAGGGCAGTTTGTCAGCCATGCAGCACTTCCGTAACCTGGACAAGAAGGCCACTGAGGAGGATAACAATGAGTTGGAAACTCTTCATCAGAACAGCATCAT GACTGAATCAAGACAAGCCTACTTTTTTCTAAAGCAACCGCAGAACCAATTCATTGTTTTTCATAAACAGACAGTtcgctgtttgtttttgctttga
- the LOC116735424 gene encoding actin-related protein 2/3 complex subunit 1A-A isoform X1, which yields MSLHSFGLEPLSCHAWNKDRTQIAVSPNNNVVNIYEKKGKDWHKIHELTEHSGRITGVDWAPVSNRIVTCASDRNAYVWTLKDGVWKPTLVLVRINRAATCVKWSPLENKFALGSGARLISVCYFEKENDWWLSKHIKKSIRSTVLSLDWHPNNILLAAGSADLHCRIFSTYIKEIEDKPGPTAWGTKMPFGELLLEHKDCGGWVHNVSFSPGGDQLAWVAHNSSLTVVDAAQGKEVTQLTTDLLPLLSVLYVNPTDIVAAGHDCCPYLFTYTGPHALECVKKLDIPKQTSKGSLSAMQHFRNLDKKATEEDNNELETLHQNSIMQLCVVSGEKAKVEKYSSVGLDGAMVIWDFKD from the exons ATGTCGCTTCATAGCTTTGGGCTTGAGCCGCTCTCTTGCCACGCCTGGAACAAAGATAGGACTC AAATTGCTGTGAGTCCTAACAACAATGTGGTGAACATTTATGAGAAGAAAGGCAAAGACTGGCATAAGATTCACGAGCTGACTGAGCACAGTGGACGCATCACAG GTGTTGATTGGGCGCCTGTGTCCAACCGTATTGTGACCTGTGCCTCTGATCGTAATGCCTATGTGTGGACTCTGAAAGATGGTGTGTGGAAGCCCACTCTCGTCTTGGTACGCATCAACCGTGCTGCCACCTGTGTGAAATGGTCCCCGCTGGAGAACAAGTTTGCCTTGGGCAGTGGAGCTCGGCTCATCTCTGTCTGCTACTTTGAAAAGGAGAATGACTG GTGGCTGAGCAAGCACATTAAGAAGTCCATCCGTTCAACAGTTCTCAGTCTGGACTGGCATCCCAACAACATTCTACTGGCAGCTGGGTCTGCAGATCTTCACTGCAG GATTTTCTCAACCTACATCAAGGAAATCGAGGACAAACCAGGCCCCACAGCTTGGGGGACCAAGATGCCATTTGGGGAGTTGCTGCTGGAGCATAAAGACTGTGGTGGGTGGGTGCACAATGTCTCCTTCTCCCCTGGTGGGGACCAATTGGCCTGGGTGGCTCACAACAGCAGCCTCACTGTGGTTGATGCAGCACAGGGGAAGGA GGTAACCCAGCTAACCACAGACCTTCTGCCACTGCTGAGTGTCCTTTATGTCAACCCTACAGATATTGTTGCTGCG GGTCACGATTGTTGCCCTTACCTGTTTACCTACACAGGTCCACATGCCCTGGAGTGTGTGAAGAAGCTGGATATCCCAAAGCAGACATCAAAGGGCAGTTTGTCAGCCATGCAGCACTTCCGTAACCTGGACAAGAAGGCCACTGAGGAGGATAACAATGAGTTGGAAACTCTTCATCAGAACAGCATCAT GCAGCTGTGTGTTGTATCAGGGGagaaagccaaagtggaaaagTACAGCAGCGTAGGCCTGGATGGAGCAATGGTGATCTGGGATTTTAAG GACTGA